The Streptococcus marmotae genome contains the following window.
ATGACAACATGGTGAAAATCGCTGATGCACTAGGTGTCAGCTTGGATGAATTTAGAAAATAAACACAGGAGGATAAAATGGATAATCCGCAAAAAGTATATAACACAAAAAGGCCAGGGGTTAGATTGCCGAAGGAAGTGCATGAAAAATTAGTTGAGTTTTGTACGGAAAATGATTTGGTTATCAGTACAACTATAGGGCGCTTTGTGGAATTTTGCTTGGAAAATGTAGAGATTAAGGAAGTGCAGACAACGGCCGAAAAATTGTTTATTGGAGATAGAGAGGTGTAAATGGCGCAAAAAAGAATGTTCAATAAGACCATTACTAATTCCGATAAATTCTTAGAATTGCCGTTAAGCACACAAGCCCTCTATTTTCATCTCAATATGAATGCTGATGACGATGGTTTTATCGATAATGCTAAAACTATTAAGCGAATGATTGGGGCGAGTGATTTGGATTTAAAAATGTTAGTTGAGCAAAATTTTTTGATTCTTTTTAATAGCGGAATTATAGTAGTCAAGGATTGGCGGATACATAATACCATTAGGAACGACCGCTATAATAAAACGGTATATGCAGAAGAATTTAAACAATTGCAAATCGCTGAAAGCAAGGAATACCAAGGGTTTGAGGAGTCTGGCAACCGTTTGGCAACCGTTTGGAAACCGTCTGGCACCCAATTGGCAACCCAGAAGAGAATAGAAGAGAATAGAATAGATAAGAATAGATTAGATGAGGATAGAGAAGAGAAGGACAGAGTAGATACTCCCTCGCTCGTCATCGTCAATCATTGTCAAAGTCATGGATTGTTCGTAGATGGACCACAGCTTCAAATGCTAATGGATTTTCACACGCTTGATGGTATGAATGTCGATGTCATTTGTAGAGCTGTTACAGAAGCGGCAGACAATAACAAACGAAATCTAAAATATATCTTGGCTATCTTACGGAACTGGAAAGCAGGTGGAATCCTGACGTTGGCTCAAGTTGAGGATAGGGAGCGACAGAGAGTTGAGTCAAAAGCTAAGTCTTTCCAAGGCGGAAACAGCCCTAACTTGAAACAAACCAACGTCCCTGAATGGTCTACCAAGCCGCCCAAGACTGGGATAACGGCAGAAGGTCAAGCGGAGTTGCAGAAGTTGGTTGCAGAGCTTGAGGAGCTGGAAAATGGATAAAGAAAAAGCCCCAACGGACGGCAATCCGAAAAGGGGCATACAAAAAATTACGAGGTAATTATATCATGAAAGAGGCGAGGGTGCAATGAATCCGCAAGAAAGTTTTAATGAGTTGGTTAATTCTCTTGCTATGCAAATCGCAGAAAAAGCACTTGAGGCGATAAGCGAACGAGATAGGAATATCTGGCTGACTCAACAGGAGTTGATGGATAGGGAAGGGTTATCGTGGCGGGAAGTGAAGCGGATGGAGAGCTACGGTCTTCGGTTTTACAAAAATGGCAAGCGCAAAGAATATTGCCTTGCAGATGTAAATGAGGTTAAACACTTAATGAAACAATAAGCGCTGGGGAGTGCTGAAGGAGAATAGCATGTTTGAAAAGTTGAAACAGTTTTTGGGGTTATCAGCCCAAGAGGAAAAAGAGCAGTTGCCAGATGAAGCTGAGAAATGGCGGAGTTTGGCGATTGAGTATTGGCAGTTTGCGGAGAAAGAAAAATTAGGCCATCGACGAGCTCGGGCGAAATTATACAAGCTACAGGCGCAGGTGGACTATTACAAGAATTTACTAGAGATACATGAGGTGGATTATGAGTGATTTTTTAGGCGGGGCATGTGTTGCGCTGGCATTCTTCATGATTTGCTTGGGCGTTGCGATTACGGATCAGTACAAGCTGGAGAAACAGCGTAAGAAGCGTGAGAAGCAGTTATTGATTGAACAGCATGAGCGAGAGTTAGAAGCAAATGCGGTTGCTAGGTATAAACACATTAAGAATGCTCAAACACGTTGGTCTGTCAGCAGAGGTCCACAAGTACAAGCTGAGATTGATAGATATGCAAGGCAGCATGTAGTTGTAGTTCCAACGCAAAAACCAAAGGCAAATAGAAAGTACGGTGCAAAATATGCTTAGTAAACGTAAGAAACAGGAATTTGAGTTAGCGTGGCATAAAGCGACGGAGAAAGAACGTGAGGCAGTTGTGGATGTTCTTGACAACAAGGCGCAGTATTTGAAACAAATGCGGGCGCTATGCCAGAAACATGTGAAGGAGGGAGTATGGAGCATTTGAAAGATTTGACGGCAGAAGAAGCAAATGTATTGAATTTTATCATTGCGCATGGAACGTGTGAGAATCCTATTCCGGCAAAAAAAGCATGGAAAGCATTAGGGCTTTATAAGCGCAAACTAGAAAACATTGTCGAGTGTTTGAAGCGGAAAGGCCATCCGGTCGGTAGTCTAAAGGGCAAAAAGCATGGGTTGTATGCAGCACGAAATAGAGAAGAGCTGGAGATGGGTTTACGGGCGAACGTAACGCAGGCACGTACAACCTTGCAAATTGCAAAAGTACAACGTGGCATTGATTTTGAGGAATATTGGACACGGAGGTCTTGACATGATGAGTCGTGAATACCGTTGCGCAGATTGTGGATACGAATGGTCTGAGATTTCGGAATATAAAGCGTTAGATTGTCCCGAGTGTCAAAGCGACATTGTTGATGTAACGTGGCAGGCTAGAGCTTATGATTGACTTACAAACGAAAGACCAGTATGAGGACAACCTCTACTGGTGGAGAAGGTACTCAAGTCTAGCAGATGAACTGGCAGAGGTGTATCTGTTGATTGAGTGGCAGAAAAAAGAGATCAAGCGCTTAGAGCGTGAAAATTGGAATTTAAAACAGACGAAGAGGAGAAAATAGATGGCTTATTTGTATGAACTAGAAGGAATTTATGCTCAGTTGCAAGAGATGGAGCTTGACGATGAGACGTTTCGTGATACTCTAGAGAGCCTTGATTTTCAAGGGCAGCTGGAAGTTAATATCGAGTATTTTGTCAAAATGATGAAGAATAGCTTGGCTGATGCGGAAATTTACAAGGCGGAAGCAAGCAAATTCACTGAAAAACGCAAGCAAGCGGAGCAGAAGGCAGAACGTTACAAGGGAATCATCAAGAATGCGATGAAGCTGTCGCAGGTCAAAAAGGTCGAGACGGAGTTGTTCAAGGTTTCCGTCAGCGATCGAAAGACGGTGCAGATTGTGGATGAGACGAAGATTCCGTTGCAGTACATGAAGGAGAAAATTGAGTATACACCAATCAAGGCAGATATCAAAAAGGCGCTTGAAGCTGGAGAGGTGATTGAAGGTGCAGAATTTGGGTATTCGGAAAGCGTGGTGGTTAAATGAGTCAGAGCGGTATGACTTTTGAAGAGTTGCAAAAGAAGATGCAGATAGCAAAAACAAAGCAGGGTGATGTCAAGTATGCGTTTAGGAATGCGGAACAGATTGAGACGCATTTTAAGAAAGTATCATCTGGTTGGGTATTAACGTTTGAAGATGCGTTGCAAGAAATGGCTGGACGAATTTTTTATATCGCTAAAGTGATTGTGCAGAAAGATTCGGAGAAATACAGTAGTCAAGGCATTGCGGAATTGGGAGAAGTTCCAGTATTGACGACTAAAACGGGAAAAACCATTCAGCAAATGCAGATTCCGCAGTGGACGGGAGCTGTTGGCTCATACGCAAGGAAGTATGCATTGCAGGGTGTGTTTGCGATGGGAGAAGAGGATGTGGATTCTTTTCAAAAAATTGGCGTAGATGAGCTAAATGAAATAACAGACCGTTTAGAAAGTAAATGCGATACAGAAGAAAAAATGCAAGAAGCGGTCGCTTGGATTTGTGAAAAAAATGGCATTTTAAAGTTAGAAGATTTGACGATGAACCAGTATCAAGCGGTGTTGGGACTTATCGCTAAACTCGGAAATAAAAAGAAAGTGGATAAACAAGAATGATAAACAATGTAGTTTTAGTGGGTCGGATGACGAGAGATGCGGAGTTGAAATATACTCCGTCTAATCAGGCAGTCGCGACATTTACGCTTGCGGTGAATCGCAATTTCAAGAA
Protein-coding sequences here:
- a CDS encoding DnaD domain protein, whose amino-acid sequence is MAQKRMFNKTITNSDKFLELPLSTQALYFHLNMNADDDGFIDNAKTIKRMIGASDLDLKMLVEQNFLILFNSGIIVVKDWRIHNTIRNDRYNKTVYAEEFKQLQIAESKEYQGFEESGNRLATVWKPSGTQLATQKRIEENRIDKNRLDEDREEKDRVDTPSLVIVNHCQSHGLFVDGPQLQMLMDFHTLDGMNVDVICRAVTEAADNNKRNLKYILAILRNWKAGGILTLAQVEDRERQRVESKAKSFQGGNSPNLKQTNVPEWSTKPPKTGITAEGQAELQKLVAELEELENG
- a CDS encoding siphovirus Gp157 family protein produces the protein MAYLYELEGIYAQLQEMELDDETFRDTLESLDFQGQLEVNIEYFVKMMKNSLADAEIYKAEASKFTEKRKQAEQKAERYKGIIKNAMKLSQVKKVETELFKVSVSDRKTVQIVDETKIPLQYMKEKIEYTPIKADIKKALEAGEVIEGAEFGYSESVVVK
- a CDS encoding ERF family protein; this translates as MTFEELQKKMQIAKTKQGDVKYAFRNAEQIETHFKKVSSGWVLTFEDALQEMAGRIFYIAKVIVQKDSEKYSSQGIAELGEVPVLTTKTGKTIQQMQIPQWTGAVGSYARKYALQGVFAMGEEDVDSFQKIGVDELNEITDRLESKCDTEEKMQEAVAWICEKNGILKLEDLTMNQYQAVLGLIAKLGNKKKVDKQE